Proteins encoded in a region of the Globicephala melas chromosome 1, mGloMel1.2, whole genome shotgun sequence genome:
- the RGS5 gene encoding regulator of G-protein signaling 5 isoform X1 — protein MCKGLAALPHSCLERAKEIKIKLGILLQKPESAADLVIPYPEKAEKPAKTQKPSLDKALQWRDSLDKLLQNNYGLASFKSFLRSEFSEENLEFWMACEDYKKIKSPVKMAEKAKKIYEEFIQAEAPKEVNIDHFTKDITAKNLAEPSPSSFDVAQKRIHALMEKDSLPRFVRSGFYQEFIK, from the exons GGCCAAGGAGATTAAGATCAAGTTGGGAATTCTCCTCCAGAAGCCGGAGTCTGCTGCTGACCTTGTCATTCCATACCCTGAGAAGGCGGAGAAACCAGCCAAGACCCAGAA ACCCTCATTGGACAAGGCCCTGCAGTGGCGTGATTCCCTGGACAAGCTCTTGCAGAACAACT ACGGACTTGCCAGTTTCAAAAGTTTCCTGAGGTCTGAATTTAGTGAGGAAAACCTTGAGTTCTGGATGGCCTGTGAGGATTACAAGAAGATCAAGTCCCCTGTCAAGATGGCTGAGAAGGCAAAGAAAATTTATGAAGAATTCATCCAAGCGGAGGCTCCTAAAGAG GTGAATATTGATCATTTCACGAAGGACATCACAGCGAAGAACCTGGCGGAACCTTCCCCAAGCAGCTTTGATGTGGCCCAGAAAAGAATCCATGCCCTGATGGAAAAGGATTCACTGCCTCGCTTTGTGCGCTCTGGGTTTTATCAGGAGTTCATCAAGTAG
- the RGS5 gene encoding regulator of G-protein signaling 5 isoform X2: MACEDYKKIKSPVKMAEKAKKIYEEFIQAEAPKEVNIDHFTKDITAKNLAEPSPSSFDVAQKRIHALMEKDSLPRFVRSGFYQEFIK, from the exons ATGGCCTGTGAGGATTACAAGAAGATCAAGTCCCCTGTCAAGATGGCTGAGAAGGCAAAGAAAATTTATGAAGAATTCATCCAAGCGGAGGCTCCTAAAGAG GTGAATATTGATCATTTCACGAAGGACATCACAGCGAAGAACCTGGCGGAACCTTCCCCAAGCAGCTTTGATGTGGCCCAGAAAAGAATCCATGCCCTGATGGAAAAGGATTCACTGCCTCGCTTTGTGCGCTCTGGGTTTTATCAGGAGTTCATCAAGTAG